A part of Paenibacillus donghaensis genomic DNA contains:
- a CDS encoding amino acid ABC transporter ATP-binding protein, translated as MISVKNLYKSFGAHTVLADISVDIHSREVVVVIGPSGSGKSTFLRCLNLLEQPQSGDITIEGTSLMDKNTRINDIRTELGMVFQQFNLFPHKKVIENIMLAPIQVRKWTPEKAREKALQLLQKVGLSEKADVYPASLSGGQAQRVAIARALAMEPKIMLFDEPTSALDPEMVGEVLAVMKDLARDGMTMVVVTHEMGFAREVGDRVLFMEQGMIVEEGRPEQLFGSPTQERTQLFLSKVL; from the coding sequence ATTATTTCTGTGAAGAATCTGTACAAATCGTTTGGTGCCCATACTGTATTGGCCGACATTAGCGTCGATATCCACAGCCGGGAGGTTGTGGTGGTAATCGGGCCTTCCGGCTCGGGCAAATCGACCTTCCTGCGCTGTCTGAACCTGCTGGAGCAGCCGCAGAGCGGCGATATTACAATTGAAGGCACTTCCTTGATGGACAAGAACACAAGGATTAACGATATCCGTACCGAGCTGGGCATGGTGTTCCAACAATTCAATCTGTTTCCGCACAAAAAGGTAATTGAGAATATTATGCTGGCTCCAATCCAGGTGCGCAAATGGACGCCGGAGAAAGCACGGGAGAAGGCGCTTCAGCTGCTGCAGAAGGTGGGTCTCAGCGAGAAGGCGGATGTCTATCCGGCATCCTTGTCTGGCGGGCAGGCCCAGCGTGTAGCGATCGCCAGAGCGCTGGCCATGGAGCCCAAGATTATGCTGTTTGATGAGCCGACCTCGGCGCTCGACCCGGAGATGGTAGGCGAGGTGCTGGCGGTGATGAAGGATCTGGCCCGCGACGGAATGACGATGGTGGTGGTTACCCATGAGATGGGCTTTGCGCGCGAAGTGGGCGACCGTGTGCTGTTTATGGAGCAGGGCATGATTGTGGAGGAAGGCAGACCGGAGCAGTTATTCGGCAGTCCGACCCAGGAGCGCACCCAGCTATTTCTGTCCAAGGTATTGTAG
- a CDS encoding tellurite resistance TerB family protein — protein sequence MSTFKSWLNTTKSGLADQVKKFKNKDFMNAVVAGCALVAAADGKIEEAEKNKMAGYMNLSNELKVFDMRDVIAQFNTYVGNFDFSPEIGKQEALKAIGKFTGKPEVGRIIVAVCSAIGAADGDFDEHEKAVVRNICGVLGLSPSEFSL from the coding sequence ATGAGCACATTTAAAAGCTGGTTGAACACAACGAAAAGCGGACTCGCCGATCAAGTGAAGAAATTTAAAAATAAGGACTTCATGAACGCGGTAGTTGCGGGGTGCGCCCTGGTGGCTGCTGCCGACGGCAAGATTGAGGAAGCCGAGAAGAACAAAATGGCAGGATATATGAATCTCAGCAATGAGCTTAAGGTGTTTGACATGCGCGATGTGATCGCCCAGTTTAATACCTACGTTGGCAATTTCGACTTCTCCCCGGAGATCGGTAAGCAGGAAGCCTTGAAAGCAATCGGTAAATTTACCGGCAAACCTGAGGTTGGCCGCATTATCGTGGCTGTGTGCTCTGCAATCGGTGCTGCTGACGGTGATTTCGACGAGCACGAGAAGGCCGTAGTCCGTAATATTTGCGGTGTGCTTGGCCTTAGCCCAAGCGAATTCAGCCTTTAA
- a CDS encoding TerD family protein, with product MAGINLVKGQKIDLTKGNAGLSNVIVGLGWDPAEPARGFFGAKKQANIDCDASALMLSENGKLTRKENLIFFHNKQSPCGSVVHSGDNLTGDGDGDDEQIMVSLSKIPADVHKVLVVVNIYDAVNRKQDFGMIKSAYIRVMNAVGNTELIKFNLSENYNGFTALICGELYRHGSEWKFAAIGEGAHAAHINQLAERYI from the coding sequence TTGGCTGGAATTAATCTCGTTAAAGGTCAAAAGATTGATCTGACTAAAGGTAATGCAGGATTGTCTAATGTAATTGTAGGTTTGGGCTGGGACCCGGCGGAGCCGGCACGCGGATTCTTTGGCGCCAAGAAGCAGGCGAACATCGACTGTGACGCTTCCGCGCTGATGCTCAGCGAGAATGGCAAGCTGACCCGCAAGGAGAATCTGATTTTCTTCCACAATAAGCAGAGTCCTTGCGGCTCCGTTGTTCACTCGGGAGACAACCTCACGGGTGATGGCGACGGCGATGATGAGCAGATTATGGTTAGCCTGAGCAAAATTCCTGCCGATGTGCACAAGGTATTGGTTGTGGTTAATATTTATGATGCCGTCAACCGCAAGCAGGACTTTGGAATGATCAAATCGGCGTATATTCGGGTAATGAATGCTGTGGGCAACACTGAATTGATTAAGTTTAACCTTTCTGAGAACTATAACGGTTTCACTGCGCTAATCTGCGGCGAGTTGTACCGCCATGGAAGCGAATGGAAGTTCGCGGCCATCGGTGAAGGTGCCCATGCAGCTCATATCAATCAATTAGCTGAACGCTACATCTAA
- a CDS encoding TerD family protein, with translation MAINLSKGQKIDLTKTNPGLSKITVGLGWDTNKYDGGKDFDLDCSVFLTDTNNKVTKESNFIFFNNKQNENASVVHTGDNRTGEGDGDDEQIQVDLLNVPADVDKIAFTITIYEAEARSQNFGQVSRSYVRIVNDANSEELIRFDLGEDFSVETGVVVGELYRNGAEWKFNAIGSGYKDGLTGLTRDYGLN, from the coding sequence ATGGCTATCAACTTATCTAAAGGTCAAAAGATCGATTTAACCAAAACCAATCCAGGGCTCTCTAAAATCACGGTAGGTCTCGGCTGGGATACCAATAAATACGACGGCGGCAAGGATTTCGATCTGGACTGCTCCGTATTCCTGACGGATACCAACAACAAGGTTACTAAAGAGAGTAATTTCATCTTCTTCAACAACAAGCAGAATGAGAATGCTTCTGTTGTCCACACCGGCGACAACCGTACAGGCGAAGGCGACGGCGACGATGAGCAGATCCAGGTTGACCTTCTGAACGTACCTGCGGATGTGGATAAGATTGCTTTTACCATCACCATCTATGAAGCAGAAGCAAGAAGCCAGAACTTCGGACAGGTCTCCCGTTCTTATGTACGTATCGTAAATGATGCCAACAGCGAAGAGCTGATCCGTTTCGACCTGGGCGAAGATTTCTCCGTGGAAACCGGAGTTGTAGTAGGTGAATTGTACCGTAATGGTGCAGAATGGAAATTCAACGCAATCGGCAGCGGCTACAAAGATGGTTTGACTGGCTTGACCCGCGACTACGGACTGAACTAA